ATCGCGGTCGCCATCGCCGATGGCCGCATCGTCGGCTTTGCCTCAGGCGTCCATTACATCCACCCCGACAAGCCGGCGCAGATGTTCATCAACGAGGTCGGCGTCGCCGGGCCGTGGCAGCGGCAGGGGCTTGGCCGCGCCGTGATGGCAGCGCTGCTCGACCATGCCCGCACCCTTCGCTGCGGCGAGGCCTGGGTGCTCACCGATGACGACAACGCGGCGGCACGCGCGCTCTACACGGCCGCCGGCGGCGCCGACGCACCGGCGGGGCGCATTTTCGTTATCGACCTGGGCGAATGAATCGCGTTGAAGGACGAGATCAACCAAGATCTGGAAACCTATGTCCGTCCAATCCGACCGCTGGATCCGCGAGCAGGCGCTCGCCAATGGCATGATCGAGCCCTTTGTCGACCGCCAGACGCGCGAGGGCGTCATTTCCTATGGCCTGTCGTCCTATGGCTATGACGCGCGGGTGTCGGACGAGTTCAAGATTTTCACCAATGTCGAATCGGTGACGGTCGACCCCAAGAACTTCCATCCGTTGAGCTTCGTCGACAAGAAGACCGACTGCTGCATCATCCCGCCGAACAGCTTTGCCCTGGCGCGCACCGTCGAATATTTCCGCGTTCCCGACGATGTGCTGGTCATCTGCCTCGGCAAATCGACCTATGCCCGCTGCGGCATCATCGTCAACGTGACGCCGCTCGAACCCGGCTGGGAAGGTCATGTGACGCTGGAATTCAGCAACACCACGCCCTTGCCGGCCAAGATCTACGCCAATGAAGGCGCCTGCCAGTTCCTGTTTCTCAAGGGCAACGAGCCCTGCGAGGTGACCTATGCCGACCGCGCCGGCAAATATATGAGCCAGCGCGGCGTGACCCTCCCCAGGCTCTAGATGACGGACACCGCCGCCCGGCCGGCCATGGCCATCGACATGCGCCAGGGCCTGATGGCGGGCTTCGGCGCCTATCTCATCTGGGGCCTGCTGCCGCTCTATCTCAAGCTGCTCGTCGGCGTGCCGGCGGCCGATGTGCTGGCGCATCGCATCATCTGGTCGCTGCTCGTCATGGCCATGGTGACGACGGTCAGCGCCGGTTGGGGCCGGTTCCGCGCCGCGCTGGCCCGGCCGCGGCTGCTGGCATTGCTGCTCGGCAGTTCGGTCTTCATCACCTGCAACTGGCTGATCTACACCTGGGCGATCCTCGATGACCATGTCCTCGATGCCAGCCTGGGCTATTTCATCAACCCGCTGATCAGCGTCGTCTTCGGCGTCGTGCTGCTGGGGGAACGCCTGTCGCGGCTGCAATGGCTGGCGGTTAGCTGCGCGCTGTCGGGCGTGGTGGTGCTGACCGTCGCGCACGGCGAACTGCCGGTCACCAGCCTGGCGCTGGCGCTGTCGTTCGCACTCTACGGCCTGATCCGCAAACAGGCGCAGGTCGATGCCGTCACCGGACTGCTCATGGAAACGCTGATCATCGCCCCGGTGGCGCTGGTCTGGCTGCTGACGCGGCCGAGCGGCGGCTTCGCTCTGCCGATGCCCATGCTGTTGCTGCTGGCGGCCGGCGGCGTGCTGACCGCGGTGCCGCTGCTGATGTTCGGCATCGCCGCCCGCCGGCTCAAGCTGTCGACCCTGGGGCTGATGCAATATCTGTCGCCCAGCCTCGTCTTCCTGCTCGCGGTGTTCGTCTTCCACGAAGCGCTCGACGTCTGGCGGCTGGTGGCCTTCGCCTGCATCTGGCTCGGCCTCGCGATCTACAGCCTGTCGCTGACACGCCGGTGACACGCCCCGCGATTATGGCTATATCGTATGGCCAGAACGGAGTCCGCCCATGTCGCGCTACAGCGTTGCCGATGCCAAGAACGGCCTGTCCGGGCTGATCGACCGCGCCACGGCAGGCGATGAAGTCATCATCACCCGCCACGGGACGCCGGTTGCCGAAATCAAACCGGTCCGGCCGGTCACAAGGCAACCGGGCGCAGGCCTTGCGGCGCTGCGCGCGTTCCGTGAATCGGGACCGCGCAACGAGATCGGTTCGGTCGAAATCCTGCGCCAGATTTACGAAGACGACCTTTGACCCTCTATCTCGATGCCAGTGCGATCGTCCCTCTGTTCGTGGCGGAGGCAGGCACCGACCCGGTTCTCAAGGTGCTCACCGATCATCCGGATTTGCCGCTGGTAGGTGATTTCGCCCTGGGTGAAGTCGCGTCGGCGCTCGGGCGGCTGGCAAGGATCGGTCTCATCTCTTTCGAGCGTGCCTCCGCGGCCCTGGCGATGGCCGACAACTGGCGGCTGGTCGGCACCGAAACGCCTGCATTCGATCCGGTCGACATCCGCGTTGCGGCATCGCTTGTTCGGCGCTTTGAATTGAAGCTGCGACTGCCGGATGCGATCCATGCCGCAACGTGCCAAAGGCTCGACGCGACTCTGGTGACGTTCGATCGCCGTCTCGCGGACGCCGCGTCTGCACTCGGGCTCGCGGTCATCGTCCCGGCCTGACGCGACCCTATGGCGCGTCGGCGCCTGTGCCGCTACACCCTCGCCATGGACCAGATCGTCATTCGCGGTGGCCGCCCGCTCAAAGGCCGCATCCCCATCTCCGGCGCCAAGAACGCCGCCCTGACGCTGATGCCCTGCGCGCTGCTGACCGACGAGCCGCTGACGCTGCGCAACCTGCCGCGCCTCGCCGATATCGATACCTTCGGCCACCTGCTCAACAACCACGGCCTGTCGACGACCATCGAAGGCACCCACCCCGATGAATTCGGCCGGGTGATGACGATCCGCGCCAACCGCATCACCTCGACCGTCGCGCCCTATGACATCGTCCGCAAGATGCGCGCCTCCATCCTCGTGCTGGGGCCGCTGGTGGCGCGCGCCGGCGAAGCCACCGTGTCGCTGCCCGGCGGCTGCGCCATCGGCAACCGGCCGATCGACCTGCACCTGAAGGCGCTCGAACATCTGGGCGCCGAGATCGAGCTTGCCGCCGGCTATGTGAAGGCGACGGCCAAGGGCGGCCTGCCCGGCGGCCGCTATACCTTCCCGATGGTCAGCGTCGGCGCCACCGAAAATGCCGTGATGGCGGCGGTGCTGGCGCGCGGCGAATCGGTGCTCGACAATGTCGCGCGGGAGCCGGAGATCGTCGACCTGTGCAACTGCCTCGTCGCCATGGGCGCCAGGATCCAGGGCATCGGCACCGAAAAGCTGACCATCCAGGGCGTGCGCGACCTCCACGGCGCCACCTATGCGGTGATGCCGGACCGGATCGAAGCCGGCAGCTACGCCTGTGCCGCCGCGATCACCGGCGGCGAAGTCGAGCTTGTCGGCGCGACCGAATCCGACCTCGGTTCGACACTCGCGGCGCTGCGCGAAGCCGGTGTCGAGATCGCCCCGACCGCCGATGGCCTGTCGGTCAAGCGCCTCAACGGCCTCCATGGCATCAACATCTCGACTGCGCCCTATCCGGGTTTTGCCACCGACATGCAGGCGCAGTTCATGGCGATGCTCGCCGTCGCCGATGGCGCGTCGCTGCTGACCGAAACCATCTTCGAAAACCGCTTCATGCACGTCCCCGAACTGGCGCGGATGGGCGCCGACGTCACGGTGCGCGGCCGTTCGGCCGTCGTGCGCGGCGTCGCCGGGCTGCACGGCGCACAGGTGATGGCGACCGACCTGCGCGCCTCGATGAGCCTTGTCCTCGCCGGGCTGGCGGCGGAAGGCGAAACCGTCGTGTCGCGCGTCTATCACCTAGATCGCGGCTATGAACGGCTCGAGGAAAAACTGTCGGCGGTCGGCGCCGACATCGAACGGGTGTCGGACGGTTGAGCGACACCGTGCCCGATGATCGCCTGACGCTGCTGGCGAGCGACCCCGGCGACCTGCCGGTGCTGTCCGCGTTGATGCAGGACGCCATCGTGCGCGCCGGCGACATCGGTTGGGACCGCCGCCGCCGGCGCCTGGTGCTGGTCGCCAGCCGCTATCGCTGGGAAGCGGCAACGGAGGTATCGCGCGTCCGCACCGCGCTGCGGCTCGACTCGGTGCTCCGGGTCGAACGGCAGCATTGGCCAGCCGATCCCGACGCCATGCTCGCCCTGCTGTCGATCGCCGCCGACAGCGACCGGGTCACCCTGTCGTTCGCCGACGCCGCCAGCCTTCGCCTCCATGTCGAATGCGTCGACGCCGTGCTGGAGGATCTGTCCGCACCCTGGGGCGTCCGCCACCGTCCGCACCACGAGATGTGATCGCGCGCGTCGCGACCCCGTCTCGTCGGTGCCGGCGTCCCTGTTACAGCCTGACCAGCATCTTGCCGGTGTTGCCGCCCGAAAACAGCCCGATGAAGGCTTCGGGGGCCGTGTCGACGCCGTCGTGGATGGTTTCCTCCCACGCCACCCGGCCATCGGCGATCCAGCCCATCATGTCGGTCAGGAACTGTGGGCGCAGGCTGGCGAATTCGCTGACGATGAAGCCGCGGATGCGCAGCGACTTGCCCACGACCTGGATGATGTTGCGCGGGCCCACCGACGGCTCGGTGTCGTTGTAGCTGGAGATCATCCCGCATTCGGCAAAGCGCGCGAACGGCCGCGCCACCTCGATGGCGACTTCCAAATGTTCGCCGCCGACATTGTCGAAATAGACGTCGATGCCCTTGGGCGCCGCGGCGCGCACCTGGCCGAGCAGGTCGCCGTTGCGGTAATTGATGGCATGGTCGACCCCGCGTGACCGCAGCCAGTCGCATTTGGCGTCGGTTCCGGCCGTCGCCACCACCGTGCAGCCCTTGATCTTTGCCACCTGCGCAACGACCGACCCCACCGCGCCGGCGCCGCCCGAAACGAACACCGTCTCGCCTTCCCTCGGCTGGCCGATCTCGAGCAGCCCGGCATAGGCGGTCAGCCCGGGCATGCCGAGCACGCCCAGAAACGCCTGGTCGGGGACATTGGCCTGGCGCGGCAGCTTTTCCAGCGCCGCCGCCGGCGCCACGAGCGCCTCGCGCCAGCCGAAGAACGACGACACCAGGTCGCCCGGAGCAAATCCTTCGGCGTTCGATTCGACGACTTCGCCGATGGCCCCGCCCTGCAGCACCTCGCCGATCTGGAACGGCGGCACATAGCTGGCGCGATCGTACATGCGCCCGCGCATATAGGGGTCGACCGACATGAAGCGGTTGCGGACCAGAACCTCGCCGGCGCCCGGCGCCCCAACCTCGGTGGTGGCAACTTCGAAATTCGCCGCTGTCGGCGTGCCGACGGGGCGCGTGCGCAGGCGGATTTCACGGGACTGGGTCATGAAGGGGCTCCTTGGGGCCGGTGCGGCCATGGCCCAAGGGTAGGCGCGGCGGCGGCCGCCGTCACCCTCGTCACTTCGCTATGCCTCTTCCATCGGGATTTCGCCGAGCGCGACAGGGTCGAATGTCAGCGCGCTGCGGATCAGCGTATCGGACCCGGTCGTCGGGTCGTCGCTGCACAATTGCAGGTCGAGCCGTTCGGAATCGCGGCGGCGGAATTCGCCTTCGATGGCATCGATCAGCTCGTCGGGCGTCCCCAGCGCGCCCAAGGCCTCGCGCCCCATCGCGATGCCGCTTTCGAAGGTTTCGCGCACCACCGTTTCCACCCCCGCATGGCGCAGCGCCAGCAGGTGCATGCGGTCGAAGGCGCGCGCCAGGATCGGCAGTTCCGGCCATTGGTTGCGGATCGGGCCCAGCGTCACTGCCGGGTCCCAGGCGCCATCGATGGCAAAGACCAGCAGGCTGGCATTCTCGATTCCGGCCGCCCGCAGGATGTCGGTGCGCCGGCCATCGCCATAATAGACCTTGACGCCGAACTGGCGCGACACGTCGATCAGCTCGGCATCGAGATCGATCGTCGTCACCCCGACACCGCGCGCCGCCAGCATCTGCGCGACGACCTGGCCGAAGCGGCCGCCGCCGACGATGATCGCCCGGCCGCGGTCGCCGCCATCATGGCCTGCGGTTTCGGGACCATCGGGAATGGCGCCTGCCGCTTCCGATATCCTGATCCTCGATGCCAGCAGGAAGATCAGCGGCGTCACCGCCATCGACACCGTCACCACCGCCCCGAACAGCTGCGCCGCGCTGGCGGAGATCAGCATGCCGCGCGCCGCCTCGGCGAACAGCACGAAGCCGAATTCGCCGCCCTGGCTCAGCAGCAGCCCCATCTGGAAGGCCCGCGTCGTGCCGGTGCCGAACGCCCGCGCCAGCGCGAAGATGACGCCGGTCTTCACCGCCATGACGCCGATGACCAGCGTGATGATCAGCGCCCATTGCGCGCGCACCACGCCCAGGTCGAGCGTCATGCCGATGGCGACGAAGAACAGCCCGAGCAACAGCCCGCGGAACGGCTCGATATCGGCCTCCAGCGCATGGCGATACGGCGATTCGGCGAGCATGACGCCGGCGACGAACGCCCCCAGCGCCATCGACAGCCCCAGCGACGCCATCAGCAGCGCGCTGCCCAGCACCGACAGCAGTGCGGCGGCGACGAACGCCTCGCGCGCGCCCAGCGTGCCGATGATGCGGAACACCGGCGGCAGCAGGAACCGCCCGACCAGCACCAGGAACACCAGCGCCGCGACGGTCATCGCCGCCATTTGCCAGCCGGGCAGGGCATCGGGGTCGGGCACCCGCGACAGCGCGGCGACGATGGTCAGCAGCGGCACGATCGCCAGGTCCTGGAACAGCAGCATCGAAAAGCTGCGCTCCCCGAAGGCGGTGCCGGCGATCTTGCGCTCGTTGAGCAGCTGCATGACCAGCGCCGTCGACGACAGGCCGAGCGGCAGGCCGACGACCAGCGCCGCCTGCCAGGTAAAGCTCGTCATCGCCATCACCAGGCCGGTGAGCGCGAGGCCGCACAGGATGACCTGCGCCGCCCCCAGCCCGAAAATGTCGCGCCTGAGCGCCCAGAGCCGCGACGGCTGCAGTTCCAGCCCGATGACGAACAGCAGCAGGACGATGCCGAATTCGGCGAATTTGAGCACCTGTTCGGGCTCGCTGACCAGCCCGAGCAGCGACGGCCCGATGATGATGCCGGCCGCCAGATAGCCGAGCACCGCACCCAGCTTGAAGCGGATGAACAGTGGTACCAGCACGACGCTGGCGCCCAGATAGACGACCGCTTCGGGCAGGAAGGCGGGGGTTTCGGCCGCCGCCAAGGTCAGGCTGCGCGCGCCAGGGCGGCCTGTTCCGCCGCCGCGATGGCCGCGTCGAAGGCAAGCAGGATCGATGGGTGCCGCGCCCGGTGCGGCCGCGCCGGCGCGAACACGTCCATGCCCGGCCAGCTCGGCACCGCGTCGCTGTGGCCGGCCAGCCAGTCGGCGACTTCGGCGCGGGCGGCGCGCAGCCGGTCGAGGTCGCTGCCGATGATCGCCGTTCCAACAAGTGTCGCTGCCGCCTGGCCCAGGGCACAGGCGCGCACCTCCTGGCCGTGGCGGACGATGCGGCGGTCGCCGTCCAGGTCGATGTCGGCGGTCACCTTGCTGCCGCAGACCGGCGACACCTTGACTGCCGATCCCTGCGGCGCATCGAGCCGCGCCGCACCGGCGGTGGCGGCGGCGAGCCGCAGGATCCGGGTGTTGTACAGCGCTTCGGACATGCAAAAGGATATAGGTGACGCGGCGCCGGGTGGCGAGACCCATTGCCGTGCCGGCCCTGCCATTGCCGTACCGGCCCTGCCAATGCGGCGCCAGCGCGGCCCGCGCTCAGTCGCCGAACAGATCGGCGCGATACGCCGGCTTGACGAAGGCGCGCACGCCCTCCGGCCAGACCATGGTGATCAGATACGATCCTTCCGCATAGGATCCGGCGACATAGGGGGCAACCAGCACCCGCAACTGCGCGGCGCGGTTCGCCATCCCGCCCCATGGCACCATCGGCTGTTCCGCCAGCTTCGGGCAGGCGCTCATGTCGCTCGACGGCGCGGCGCCCAGCCGCCGTGTCTGCTCGTCGCGCAGCGCCTTGCAGAATGCCGGCGCGATCAGCGCCCGCGCGCGCGGCCAGTCGCTGAACAGCGCCTCGAACGGGATCGACCGCTTCGCCGTCTTGTCCCAGATGCGCGCCGCATAGCCGGTGTTGCCATGCGCGCCGCCGGTAAAGGCATAGGTTTCGCCGACCAGCGCCAGCAGGTGCGGGGTGTCGGCAGCAAGGCTCCAGTCGGCCACGCTTTCGTAGTGGCGGAAGGGATAGCCCTGTTTCCCCGCGTCGACCGCAGCCTTGGCGGCATCGGCCTTTGCCGCGGCCGCCTGTTTCAACGCCGCGGTGCGCATCGATGCGAGCAGCGCCGGCGCGGTCGCCGCCTCGGGTGCCACCCGCCACCGCCAGCTGATCTCGGGCGAGGCTTGGCGAATGATGAGGTCGGACGCCGGCACGGGCCGCGGCGCGGCTAGCGCCGGAGCAGCGATCAGTGCGAGCGCAAGGAATGCCCGTTTCACTGATTTTCCCCCGCAAACGGCCAACGGCTCATTTCGACACGACCATCGGCAAAAACCTCGATCAGTTCGTTGGTCGTTTCGCTGCCAGCGGCAGCGATGGCATCGAGTGCCAGTATCAGCAGCCGCCGCTGCTCCTCGAAGGCCACGGCGGGCACGACGATCAGCAACCCGGCATGCAGATCGACATAGCGATAAAGCCGGATGAAATCGGTACGGTTGTTGGTCACGAATGTATAATCGCCACCGACGATGATCGGCATAAGAAGATGGTCGGGGGCTTTGCGCAGGCCGAGATAGTTGACATGGGTCGCTTCGATACCCCGCGAATGGGCAAGCCCGGCAAGTCGCGGACTCAGACATTCGTCAATCAGCAGCCGGGTGACCATGGCGCCCTAAAGGCGTCCCGTTTCGCGTGCCCAAAATTCTACCGCTTCACGCGCACCCAGCGGCAGGTAAGGATAGTCGCCGACGATTTCCTCCACGTCCGCGCCCTTGCGGATATAGGCGAGAATGGTTTCCGCCGGCACCCGCGTGCCACTGACAACGGGCATTCCACCCAGAATCTCGGGATCCGACACCACGCTTGCAGTGGGCCGCGTCGTCACTGTTGCCATCACAACGCTCCTTTGTTTGCCGATATAGCAGGGGGCAGCGTCGCCGACGAGTCAGGCGCGGCGCCAAGTCGTCGGCCGGTCCTTGGAATCTTCAAGCACAATGCCGGCGGCGACCAGTTCGTCCCGAATGCGGTCGGATTCGGCAAAGTTCCGGGCGGCCCGCGCCGCTGTCCGGGCATCGACCTGCGCCTGGATGGCCGCGTCCACGACTTCCGAGACGGGCGCAAGACCGCCGCGGCCTTCCAGCGTCAGCGATAGTCCGAGCAAGCCGGCCGAGGCCTTGAAAGCACGCAAAGCATCCAGATCCGGCAAGCCCTTGCCGATCGCCTTCGCCATCGCGTGCAGGCGCGCCAGCGCCGCCGGCGTGTTGAGATCGTCGGCCAATGCCGCGACAAACTCCGGGTCGGGAACGCCGCCGTCGGCAGCGTCGCCGGCCAGCGCGACAAAGCCATCGAGCCGCGCCTGCGTCGCCTTCAGCAGATCCGCCGTCCACTCCAGCGGCTGCCGGTAATGCGCGCTCAGCAGCGCCAGCCGCAGCACCTCGCCGTGCCAGCCCTGCGCCAGCAGCTCGTCGACGCCGACGACATTGCCGAGCGACTTCGACATCTTGGTGTCGCCGCCCATGTTCAAAAAGCCGTTGTGCATCCAGATATTGGCCAGCGGCGCGCCGTCATGGGCGCAGGTCGATTGCGCCAGCTCGTTCTCGTGGTGCGGGAACTGCAGATCCTGCCCGCCGCCGTGTATGTCGATGGTCGTGCCGAGCGATTCCGCGATCATCGCCGAACATTCGATATGCCACCCCGGCCGCCCCGTCCCCCAGGGCGAGTCATAGCCCGGCTGGCCTTCGCCCGACGGCTTCCACAGCACGAAATCGGCCGGCGATTGCTTGTACGGCGCCACCTCGACCCGCGCCCCGGCGATCATCTCGTCGAGCGGCCGCCGCGACAGCCGGCCATAACCCGCAAATGCCGGCACATCGAACAGCACATGGCCCTGCGCCACATAGGCATGGCGCTTGGCGACCAGCGTTTCGATCATCGCCGTCATCGCGCCGATGCTCGTCGTCGCATGCGGCTGGATCGGCGGCGGGATCACCCCCAACGCCCCCATGTCGGCAAGGTAGAAGCCCTCGTACCGCTGCGTGATCGTGCCGATCTCGACGCCCTCATCCGCGGCCCTGGCGATGATCTTGTCGTCGATATCGGTGATGTTGCGGGCATAATCGATGCGGCGATCCGGATAGACATGCCGCAACAGGCGGTACAGCACGTCGAACACCACTGCCGGGCGGGCGTTGCCGATATGGGCGCGCCCATAGACCGTCGGTCCGCAGACATACATCGTCACCCGGTCGGGCTCGACCGGCGCCAGCACATCCTTCTGGCGCGTCAGCGTATTGTACAGCCTGATCGTCATCGGCGTCAGATCGGCGTCGCTGGCGTGGTCTTTTCCTGCTCGTCGAGCAGCTTGTCGAGCGCGCTGCGTTCGGCCGGCGCATAGCCGGCGCCCTTGCCGACGGGCGGAAGACCTGTCCCGGCATGCGGATCGCGCCCGGTCGCCGCCGTGTCGGGCGCCAGCCGGCGATGTTCCTCGACGAAATCGACCAGCGCCTTCGACACCATCGCCAGCGTCGGCGCGGTGCGGGCGGTGGCGATCCAGTCGGGCGACGGCTCACCCGGATCGATCGTGTCGAAGGTCAGGTTGACGACCAGGAACAGCAGCGCCGCCGCCAGCACACCCTTGGCAGCGCCAAAGCCCAGCCCCAGCACGCGGTCGATCGGCCCGATGATCGACGCCTTGGTGCCCGCACTCAATTGTCCGCCGATCAGCCGCACGGTAATAAACGCCGCAAGGAAGATCGCCACCAGCGCCAGGATCGCGCCGCCCGATTCCGTGCCGGTCAGCTTTGCTGCAAAGCCCTTGACCGGCGTGTAGAAGAACCGCACCGCGACGAACCCCGCCACCCAGGCGAGCAGCGACACGACCTCGCCGACAAAGCCGCGCGCCAGTCCGGCCAGCGCCGCCAGCACGACGATGATTCCGACGACGATATCAAAAGCGGTGAGCGCGGCCATCGCCACCCCCTAATGCAGATTTGCGTACAGGGGAATCGCCATGCGCACCCGCGTCAATCAAGATCGGGGGCCAGCCGGTCGACCAGCGCCGCCAGCGTCGGCAGCGTCTCCACGCGCAGCGCGCCGCTGGCGGTGCCCTTGGGCGCGAATGCCGATGCGAACCCCAGTTTCGCCGCTTCCTTCAACCGCAACGTCGCCAGCCCGGCGGGCCGCAACTCGCCCGACAGCGCCACTTCGCCGAACGCCACGCAATCGGCGGGCAGCGGCCGGTCGGTCAACGCCGACACCAGCGCCGCCGCCACCGCCAGGTCGGCCGCCGGGTCCTGCACCTTCAACCCGCCGGCGACGTTGAGATAGACCTCGTGCGTCCCGAACCCCAACCCGCAACGCGCCTCCAGCACCGCCAGCAGCATCGCCAGCCGCCCCGAATCCCAGCCGACCACGGCGCGGCGCGGCGTCGCGCCCGACGGCACCTTGACCACCAGCGCCTGGATTTCGCACAGCACCGGGCGCGTCCCTTCCATCGCCGGGAACACCACGGCGCCCGTCACGGCACTGTCGCGGTCGGTCAGGAACAGCGACGACGGGTTGCTGACCTCCTCCAGCCCCTCGGCGCCCATCGCGAACACGCCGATCTCGTCGGTGCCGCCGAAACGATTCTTGACCGGGCGCAGGATGCGATACTGGTGGCTGCGCTCGCCTTCGAAATAAAGCACGGTATCGACCATGTGCTCGAGCACGCGCGGCCCTGCCAGCTGGCCGTCCTTGGTGACATGGCCGACGAGGATCAGCGCGCAGCCGGTCGTCTTGGCATAGCGGATCAGCTCCTGCGCGCTCGCCCGCACCTGGCTGACCGTTCCCGGCGCACCCTCCAGCGTGTCGGAATGCATCGTCTGGATCGAATCGATGACGAGCAGGGCCGGGGGCTTGCCGCTGCCCAGCGTCGTCAGGATATCGCGCACGCTGGTTTCGCTCGCCAGCTGGACATCGGCCTTGGCAAGGCCCAGCCGCCGCGCCCGCAGCCGCACCTGGTCGGCGGCTTCCTCCCCCGACACATAGGCGACGGCATGGCCATCGCGCGCCATGCGGCCGGCGGCCTGCAGCAACAGCGTGGACTTGCCGATCCCGGGGTCACCGCCGATCAGGATGACGCTGCCCGGCACCAGCCCGCCGCTGCCCTTGGCAGGGCCTCCGACGGCCCCCCCGAGCGCCCGGTCGAGTTCACCGATGCCCGTCGACAGCCGTTCCGGCAGCACCACGTCATCGGCCAGTGACGCCATGGCGAACTTGCGCCCGCCGCCGGCGAGCGAGTGTTTGGCGGCAAACGGCGT
This is a stretch of genomic DNA from Polymorphobacter fuscus. It encodes these proteins:
- a CDS encoding type II toxin-antitoxin system Phd/YefM family antitoxin, encoding MSRYSVADAKNGLSGLIDRATAGDEVIITRHGTPVAEIKPVRPVTRQPGAGLAALRAFRESGPRNEIGSVEILRQIYEDDL
- a CDS encoding iron-sulfur cluster assembly scaffold protein, which codes for MSEALYNTRILRLAAATAGAARLDAPQGSAVKVSPVCGSKVTADIDLDGDRRIVRHGQEVRACALGQAAATLVGTAIIGSDLDRLRAARAEVADWLAGHSDAVPSWPGMDVFAPARPHRARHPSILLAFDAAIAAAEQAALARAA
- a CDS encoding monovalent cation:proton antiporter-2 (CPA2) family protein → MAAAETPAFLPEAVVYLGASVVLVPLFIRFKLGAVLGYLAAGIIIGPSLLGLVSEPEQVLKFAEFGIVLLLFVIGLELQPSRLWALRRDIFGLGAAQVILCGLALTGLVMAMTSFTWQAALVVGLPLGLSSTALVMQLLNERKIAGTAFGERSFSMLLFQDLAIVPLLTIVAALSRVPDPDALPGWQMAAMTVAALVFLVLVGRFLLPPVFRIIGTLGAREAFVAAALLSVLGSALLMASLGLSMALGAFVAGVMLAESPYRHALEADIEPFRGLLLGLFFVAIGMTLDLGVVRAQWALIITLVIGVMAVKTGVIFALARAFGTGTTRAFQMGLLLSQGGEFGFVLFAEAARGMLISASAAQLFGAVVTVSMAVTPLIFLLASRIRISEAAGAIPDGPETAGHDGGDRGRAIIVGGGRFGQVVAQMLAARGVGVTTIDLDAELIDVSRQFGVKVYYGDGRRTDILRAAGIENASLLVFAIDGAWDPAVTLGPIRNQWPELPILARAFDRMHLLALRHAGVETVVRETFESGIAMGREALGALGTPDELIDAIEGEFRRRDSERLDLQLCSDDPTTGSDTLIRSALTFDPVALGEIPMEEA
- the dcd gene encoding dCTP deaminase, encoding MSVQSDRWIREQALANGMIEPFVDRQTREGVISYGLSSYGYDARVSDEFKIFTNVESVTVDPKNFHPLSFVDKKTDCCIIPPNSFALARTVEYFRVPDDVLVICLGKSTYARCGIIVNVTPLEPGWEGHVTLEFSNTTPLPAKIYANEGACQFLFLKGNEPCEVTYADRAGKYMSQRGVTLPRL
- a CDS encoding type II toxin-antitoxin system VapC family toxin, which produces MTLYLDASAIVPLFVAEAGTDPVLKVLTDHPDLPLVGDFALGEVASALGRLARIGLISFERASAALAMADNWRLVGTETPAFDPVDIRVAASLVRRFELKLRLPDAIHAATCQRLDATLVTFDRRLADAASALGLAVIVPA
- the rarD gene encoding EamA family transporter RarD; the protein is MTDTAARPAMAIDMRQGLMAGFGAYLIWGLLPLYLKLLVGVPAADVLAHRIIWSLLVMAMVTTVSAGWGRFRAALARPRLLALLLGSSVFITCNWLIYTWAILDDHVLDASLGYFINPLISVVFGVVLLGERLSRLQWLAVSCALSGVVVLTVAHGELPVTSLALALSFALYGLIRKQAQVDAVTGLLMETLIIAPVALVWLLTRPSGGFALPMPMLLLLAAGGVLTAVPLLMFGIAARRLKLSTLGLMQYLSPSLVFLLAVFVFHEALDVWRLVAFACIWLGLAIYSLSLTRR
- a CDS encoding DUF2948 family protein; the encoded protein is MSDTVPDDRLTLLASDPGDLPVLSALMQDAIVRAGDIGWDRRRRRLVLVASRYRWEAATEVSRVRTALRLDSVLRVERQHWPADPDAMLALLSIAADSDRVTLSFADAASLRLHVECVDAVLEDLSAPWGVRHRPHHEM
- the murA gene encoding UDP-N-acetylglucosamine 1-carboxyvinyltransferase, giving the protein MDQIVIRGGRPLKGRIPISGAKNAALTLMPCALLTDEPLTLRNLPRLADIDTFGHLLNNHGLSTTIEGTHPDEFGRVMTIRANRITSTVAPYDIVRKMRASILVLGPLVARAGEATVSLPGGCAIGNRPIDLHLKALEHLGAEIELAAGYVKATAKGGLPGGRYTFPMVSVGATENAVMAAVLARGESVLDNVAREPEIVDLCNCLVAMGARIQGIGTEKLTIQGVRDLHGATYAVMPDRIEAGSYACAAAITGGEVELVGATESDLGSTLAALREAGVEIAPTADGLSVKRLNGLHGINISTAPYPGFATDMQAQFMAMLAVADGASLLTETIFENRFMHVPELARMGADVTVRGRSAVVRGVAGLHGAQVMATDLRASMSLVLAGLAAEGETVVSRVYHLDRGYERLEEKLSAVGADIERVSDG
- a CDS encoding NADP-dependent oxidoreductase, which translates into the protein MTQSREIRLRTRPVGTPTAANFEVATTEVGAPGAGEVLVRNRFMSVDPYMRGRMYDRASYVPPFQIGEVLQGGAIGEVVESNAEGFAPGDLVSSFFGWREALVAPAAALEKLPRQANVPDQAFLGVLGMPGLTAYAGLLEIGQPREGETVFVSGGAGAVGSVVAQVAKIKGCTVVATAGTDAKCDWLRSRGVDHAINYRNGDLLGQVRAAAPKGIDVYFDNVGGEHLEVAIEVARPFARFAECGMISSYNDTEPSVGPRNIIQVVGKSLRIRGFIVSEFASLRPQFLTDMMGWIADGRVAWEETIHDGVDTAPEAFIGLFSGGNTGKMLVRL
- a CDS encoding DUF4163 domain-containing protein, yielding MKRAFLALALIAAPALAAPRPVPASDLIIRQASPEISWRWRVAPEAATAPALLASMRTAALKQAAAAKADAAKAAVDAGKQGYPFRHYESVADWSLAADTPHLLALVGETYAFTGGAHGNTGYAARIWDKTAKRSIPFEALFSDWPRARALIAPAFCKALRDEQTRRLGAAPSSDMSACPKLAEQPMVPWGGMANRAAQLRVLVAPYVAGSYAEGSYLITMVWPEGVRAFVKPAYRADLFGD
- a CDS encoding GNAT family N-acetyltransferase, with the translated sequence MAPGCTVRLLGPADAALLADPADDVFDAAVLPHLAEAFLGDPRHHIAVAIADGRIVGFASGVHYIHPDKPAQMFINEVGVAGPWQRQGLGRAVMAALLDHARTLRCGEAWVLTDDDNAAARALYTAAGGADAPAGRIFVIDLGE